One window of Dehalococcoidia bacterium genomic DNA carries:
- a CDS encoding Ig-like domain repeat protein, translated as MKLNFKVLLVSVVTVLLSGLWFFAGSLPVAAAQAKSDLTLTYEVQTDRQGKESLVLLAKLKRADGYPLSQREILYFENTDLYGSARISIGSATTSAVGVAALKYETRQAGEHQFTALYGGDETTEFAIVNATLDLQNLPALDPLEKLVGMEKISYWSMLGVGVVVLVVWSLLAGVFFGTIAGIRKGSKGQ; from the coding sequence ATGAAATTGAACTTTAAGGTACTGCTGGTTTCGGTCGTGACGGTATTATTGTCGGGGCTATGGTTTTTCGCCGGGAGCCTGCCGGTAGCCGCAGCACAAGCCAAGAGCGACCTGACACTGACCTACGAGGTACAGACAGACAGACAGGGCAAAGAGTCTCTGGTGCTTTTGGCCAAGCTAAAAAGAGCAGATGGCTATCCCTTGAGCCAGAGGGAAATTTTGTACTTCGAAAACACAGATTTATACGGCTCCGCCAGGATTTCAATCGGCTCGGCGACAACCAGTGCTGTGGGCGTGGCCGCTCTTAAATATGAAACACGCCAGGCCGGCGAACACCAGTTCACCGCACTTTACGGGGGTGACGAAACTACGGAATTTGCGATAGTAAATGCCACACTTGACCTGCAAAACTTGCCCGCATTGGACCCGCTTGAAAAGCTGGTAGGCATGGAAAAAATCAGTTACTGGAGCATGTTAGGCGTCGGCGTGGTGGTACTGGTTGTTTGGAGTTTGCTTGCCGGGGTTTTCTTCGGCACGATTGCGGGGATAAGAAAGGGTAGCAAAGGACAATAG
- a CDS encoding 4Fe-4S dicluster domain-containing protein translates to MENKKEPGKLSISRRQFMRGAGALALAGAAGLAGLNQRSKIVLAEDDLTRESADHQWVLVFDLRYCDGCKECTVACQEEHYLPKEAEWIKVYEMEGTLGQKYFLPKPCMQCENAPCVRVCPVVATYKTKDGVTLVDQQKCIGCRMCMAACPYDSRYFNWNDYPDVPANMFNTPEFPVPGVKGTVGKCENCLHFMRFGKLPACVTACSMRAVFAGDLISDICSNPDESKKLSTFLRENDAYRLKEELNTGPRVYYIAGHSQNFTY, encoded by the coding sequence ATGGAAAATAAAAAGGAACCAGGCAAATTGAGTATTAGCCGCCGGCAGTTTATGCGAGGTGCCGGTGCGCTTGCGCTGGCCGGGGCAGCCGGATTGGCAGGTCTGAATCAAAGAAGCAAAATAGTCCTGGCTGAGGATGACTTGACGAGAGAGAGCGCTGACCACCAGTGGGTGCTTGTTTTTGACCTGAGGTACTGTGACGGTTGCAAAGAATGCACTGTGGCTTGTCAAGAAGAGCACTATCTGCCCAAAGAAGCCGAATGGATAAAGGTATACGAAATGGAAGGGACTCTCGGGCAAAAATATTTTCTACCCAAACCCTGCATGCAATGCGAAAACGCCCCCTGCGTGCGTGTTTGCCCGGTGGTGGCCACCTATAAAACTAAGGACGGAGTCACGCTGGTTGACCAGCAAAAATGTATTGGCTGCCGCATGTGCATGGCGGCCTGCCCGTACGATTCGCGCTACTTCAACTGGAACGACTATCCTGACGTCCCTGCAAATATGTTTAATACACCCGAATTCCCTGTGCCGGGTGTTAAGGGTACCGTAGGCAAGTGTGAGAACTGCCTGCATTTTATGCGTTTTGGCAAACTGCCGGCCTGCGTAACCGCCTGTTCCATGAGAGCCGTTTTTGCCGGAGATTTGATATCTGACATCTGTTCCAATCCAGATGAGAGCAAAAAGCTATCTACCTTCCTCAGAGAGAACGATGCCTACCGGCTGAAAGAAGAATTGAACACCGGGCCTCGCGTCTATTACATCGCAGGGCATTCACAGAACTTCACGTACTAG